The Thermoproteales archaeon sequence ATTGGTAATGCTACAAACTTAGTCCACTCGTTCAAGTCCTGAGCTAATCTTATTATCTCCTCTATATTCCTGCCTTTTCCAATGCTCATTGTCAAGCCTAGACCATAAAATATTACTCCAAATTTGGCAGTTATCATCATTTCAACTAGCTTACGAACAGTCTCGATATTGACCCCCGCCACCTCATCAAACTCCACATCATAACCTTTGATCAAAGCTCTAAGAGCAGAGATTAGCTCATAATCCCTCCCTGGCTCTACCTTGATAAACAAATCAGCTAGTTTAACGCTATCCGTTTCCTTTACATCGATAACTACTATTTTCCTCTCTTTCCTAGATTTCACAAAAACTCCTTTCGCTAAAGCGCTGTATCTGTTAGCATGCCTCGGATGAGCATGGAGAGGGTTACAGCCCCAGTAAATCATTAAATCGGCGTAGTTCCTGATCTGGCCTAAAGTCGCGGTTACATACCCGGCTTCTTGAACCCCCAATACTGTAGGTCCGTGACATACGACACTCGTATTGTCGAAGACTCCGCCGAGATATTCGGCAAGCTCGGCACCTAGCCTAATAGCTTCTACAGTAGTGTTGCTCCAGCCGTAGAGCAATGGAAACTTCGACTCTGCAAGTATTTTTGCAGCTTTTTTAATCGCTGTTTCTAAATCTGTTTTCTCAAGTCTCCCATTGACGCGAATATATGGATGTAGTATCCTGTTCTTGTTAGAATGTATAATTTTTGACATTCCGAGCACGCAGGCTTTTTTGACTTTGAGTATTCTATTTCCGGAAACCTCCACTTCTAAGTCGTCGCATAAGCAACCACAGAAGCTACATACGACGTTTTTAATAACCTTAGTTTCGGCCTTTGCATTAATGTTCTCCGAAGCAAAATCCTCAGTATAAAGCTTTACATTATATTCCTTCTCAAAAAGTTCCCATACATTGAGAACTTTTTTCTCAGTCTTAGACACTTTTACAAGTATGCCTTTAAAAGTTGGCATTCCAGAGCCGTAAGTGTCGGGATTCACAAGCCTATTCGCCCACGGACCCATAGGAATAAATACTATTCCTGGATGCCTCTTTCTCGATTTTACAGCTTTTACCACTACGCTGCCATAATCAGACTCTATTTCGACGTTATCACCATCCTTCAAGCCCAATTTCTCGAAATCGTCACTATCTAATTCTGCCAGTGCAACACTCTTAAAATAATCATCGGAAAACTTGCCAACGTCCATACTTCTACCTTGATTTATTCTCCGTCCAGTTATCAATACAAGCCTTAAACTACTCATTAAAATTCAGCCCCGGATTTTTAACGTATATATTATTAGCATATTCTAAAAGATTTTGAATTAAATATATTATTTTCAATTTATCACCTTTAAAGTTTACTCAAATCCTTATGGATAGCTTTTGAAGCTATTCTACCCCATCCCATAGCCTCAATTACAGTACCTTCGCCTATAACTATGTCTCCACCAGCGTACACCCTTCCCAGAGAAGTTCTTCCTTCCTCATCTACTATTATCCTTCCCCGCTTATCTACTTTAAGTCCGGGAGTGGTTCTAGGCACTATGGGGTTAGGAACAAAGCCTATAGCGTTTATTATCGTATCAGCTTCAAACGTTACTGTTTCACCAGTTGGAATAGGCCTAGGCCTACCGGATTGGTCAGGAGGACCCAATTTCATTTTCATAAGCTTAACGGCTGTAACATTCCCATTCTTGTCTCCGAAAAACTCGACAGGCTGAACTAAGAAAACGAACTTAATACCTTCTTCTTTAGCATTTTCTATTTCTTCTCTCCTAGCAGGCATTTCAGCTTCAGTCCTTCTGTAAAGAATATACACTTCCTTTGCACCCATCCTCAACGCTGTTCTCGCAGCGTCCATTGCAGTATTGCCAGCGCCTATTACTGCAACTCTTTCTCCTACATGTACTGGAGTATCATACTCGGGAAACATGAAGGCCCTCATAAGATTTATACGAACCAAGAACTCGTTAGCTGTATAAATGTAGTTATAGTTTTCACCTGGCACACGTAATAGCCTTGGGTGACCAGCTCCCGTTCCAACAAATACAGCGTCATAATCCTCTAAAAGTTCTGACATTGCTATTGTTCTGCCAACAAGAATTCCGAAATCGAAGCTGACACCCAACTTTCTAAGATAATCTATCTCCCCTCTCACGATGTATTTGGGAAGTCTGTACTCAGGTATTCCATAAACCAGCACGCCCCCTGGAATGTGCAAAGCTTCAAAAATATTGACTTCATAGCCGAGCTTAGCCAGATCAGCAGCCACGACTATGCTCGCTGGACCTGAACCGACAACAGCTACTTTTTTCCCTGTAGGCTTAGCTTCGGGCAGTTCTTCCTCTATACCATGTTCTCTTGCCCAGTCTGCGACAAATCTCTCGAGCGCGCCAATCGCGATTGGCTGTCCCAGCTTAGCCAGGACACATCCCTTTTCACATTGCTTTTCTTGCGGACATACTCGACCAGTAATAGCAGGGATTGGACACTTCTCCTTTAACACTCTATATGCTTTCTCGAATTCGCCTTCTTTTACATATTTAATAAATT is a genomic window containing:
- the gltA gene encoding NADPH-dependent glutamate synthase — encoded protein: MAKVKPRVKIPKRPPEERIKDFNEVALTLSEEQAISEASRCLQCKNPTCVKGCPVGIEIPKFIKYVKEGEFEKAYRVLKEKCPIPAITGRVCPQEKQCEKGCVLAKLGQPIAIGALERFVADWAREHGIEEELPEAKPTGKKVAVVGSGPASIVVAADLAKLGYEVNIFEALHIPGGVLVYGIPEYRLPKYIVRGEIDYLRKLGVSFDFGILVGRTIAMSELLEDYDAVFVGTGAGHPRLLRVPGENYNYIYTANEFLVRINLMRAFMFPEYDTPVHVGERVAVIGAGNTAMDAARTALRMGAKEVYILYRRTEAEMPARREEIENAKEEGIKFVFLVQPVEFFGDKNGNVTAVKLMKMKLGPPDQSGRPRPIPTGETVTFEADTIINAIGFVPNPIVPRTTPGLKVDKRGRIIVDEEGRTSLGRVYAGGDIVIGEGTVIEAMGWGRIASKAIHKDLSKL
- a CDS encoding formylmethanofuran dehydrogenase subunit B, whose product is MSSLRLVLITGRRINQGRSMDVGKFSDDYFKSVALAELDSDDFEKLGLKDGDNVEIESDYGSVVVKAVKSRKRHPGIVFIPMGPWANRLVNPDTYGSGMPTFKGILVKVSKTEKKVLNVWELFEKEYNVKLYTEDFASENINAKAETKVIKNVVCSFCGCLCDDLEVEVSGNRILKVKKACVLGMSKIIHSNKNRILHPYIRVNGRLEKTDLETAIKKAAKILAESKFPLLYGWSNTTVEAIRLGAELAEYLGGVFDNTSVVCHGPTVLGVQEAGYVTATLGQIRNYADLMIYWGCNPLHAHPRHANRYSALAKGVFVKSRKERKIVVIDVKETDSVKLADLFIKVEPGRDYELISALRALIKGYDVEFDEVAGVNIETVRKLVEMMITAKFGVIFYGLGLTMSIGKGRNIEEIIRLAQDLNEWTKFVALPMRGHYNVVGANQVSTWSTGYAFAVDFRRKYPRHNPGVTSATDLLNEGNVDAALIVASDPVAHFPAKAVENLLKIPVITLDPKWNLTAAISTVVIPVAMAGVEVEGTAYRMDKVPLRVKKLVEPPNGVLSDEEVLKLLLEEIKKLV